In Candidatus Nitronauta litoralis, one DNA window encodes the following:
- a CDS encoding alginate export family protein — protein MGTSETKNIHFRLYCLVWVQLFFLTGGCVANFARAADKRPAFSSSRYQEDYRFLRDPSRRTDIFDPLKYFPLNDSESIVLTLGGETRQHFEFIENNNWGAGAQDNNGYYLQRYLGHADLHLGKRLRLFGQVMSGILSGRRGGPRGVDKDPFDLNQGFVDLDLLSDTQQALTVRAGRQEIIFGSRRFFNYRERPNMRLSHDAVMGIFNSGKWDIRAFGARPVNLSPDYFDNQSSNNNTVWGLYAVRDKLPLSIPVSMDVYYLGLNGFSTYDQGTAEELRHVIGTRLWGQWKAIDYNFEFMYQFGTFGARDIQAYVLASDTGYTVRFNGSRKVRLSLRADLYSGDKNPADGTLNSFNPFFPKGKHISQLAATGLINQRDLHPRITMTLTEHWSFTTSAEFIWRDSLNDGIYSIGNGLLVSGRTSRARYVGTQPEMEVKYTFNRHVDLKGIFVHFIAGEFLKQTTPGKNITYLGSMLTFRF, from the coding sequence ATGGGAACATCGGAGACTAAGAATATTCATTTCCGGCTTTATTGCCTGGTGTGGGTCCAGCTCTTTTTTCTGACTGGCGGTTGTGTCGCAAACTTTGCCCGGGCGGCCGACAAACGCCCAGCTTTTTCCTCTTCCCGTTATCAAGAAGATTACCGGTTTCTTCGTGATCCCTCCAGGCGTACAGATATATTTGATCCTCTCAAATATTTCCCGCTCAATGATTCTGAATCAATCGTTTTAACCTTGGGTGGTGAAACCCGGCAGCATTTCGAATTCATAGAAAATAACAATTGGGGTGCAGGTGCTCAGGATAATAACGGTTATTATCTGCAACGTTATTTGGGCCACGCTGATCTTCATCTTGGCAAAAGACTGCGGCTTTTTGGGCAAGTAATGAGTGGCATTTTGTCGGGGCGGAGGGGAGGTCCCCGCGGTGTAGATAAAGATCCTTTTGATCTCAATCAAGGATTTGTCGATCTCGATTTGTTGTCGGATACTCAACAGGCCTTAACAGTACGCGCCGGACGGCAGGAAATTATTTTCGGTAGCCGCCGTTTTTTTAACTATCGTGAACGACCGAACATGCGCCTCAGCCACGATGCTGTGATGGGTATTTTTAATAGTGGCAAGTGGGATATACGAGCCTTTGGGGCCCGTCCGGTAAATCTTTCGCCGGATTACTTTGATAACCAGTCGAGCAATAACAATACAGTCTGGGGGTTATATGCAGTGCGTGACAAATTACCATTGTCCATCCCAGTCAGCATGGATGTTTATTATCTGGGTTTGAATGGTTTCTCTACTTACGATCAGGGCACAGCAGAGGAATTAAGGCATGTCATTGGAACCCGGCTGTGGGGGCAGTGGAAAGCAATCGATTACAATTTCGAGTTCATGTACCAGTTTGGTACTTTCGGTGCCCGCGATATCCAGGCTTACGTTCTTGCCTCGGATACGGGGTATACGGTGCGTTTTAACGGGTCGCGCAAAGTACGTTTGAGCCTTCGAGCCGATTTGTATTCGGGAGATAAAAATCCGGCAGACGGTACTTTGAATTCATTCAATCCTTTCTTTCCCAAGGGCAAGCACATCAGTCAGCTTGCTGCTACCGGCCTAATCAATCAACGTGACCTGCATCCCCGCATTACCATGACGCTAACCGAGCATTGGTCATTCACCACCAGCGCCGAATTCATCTGGCGCGATAGTCTCAACGATGGCATTTATTCCATCGGAAACGGGTTGTTGGTTTCGGGCCGAACCAGTCGCGCCCGTTACGTTGGGACCCAGCCAGAGATGGAGGTCAAATACACTTTTAATCGACATGTCGATCTGAAAGGAATCTTTGTTCACTTTATAGCGGGAGAGTTCTTGAAACAAACCACTCCAGGTAAAAACATAACTTACCTGGGTTCCATGCTCACCTTTCGCTTTTAA
- a CDS encoding SGNH/GDSL hydrolase family protein, whose protein sequence is MPTPKPSSEKSKPLSLKKKTVFILIPILFFLAGLEGILRLTVGLRQIRYKCHYPVLDNQYCPNIVAIKDKNGETIRSNSDGLLDKEYEKPPPPNTFRVAVLGDSFVAGEIVKDGFEFHAVLENKLTQRLNQPIEFINFGVNGIGTWKELQTYHLRARHYKPDLTLLVFYWGNDLDNSFSELKRGGPNPLKEEYPTQSFKEKVQVLRKRFNQWLWNNVALYQFTHTRYHLLERRFHQWFGPEWRQRPTQKNETETPALSQSVENPRINNQLLKKYPALDGITPRSTPLINEPTSLDDPWFFDSDAWNLVKKLILKIKQEVEEDEGKLIVMHFLGETQYMERHDLPVKEFNEFLEANKIGVIDPNPIFFRMSREELHSHYVPQDIHFNEDGQRLLAEHSVDFLERTIRKMINLQSESK, encoded by the coding sequence ATGCCCACTCCAAAACCTAGCTCTGAAAAAAGCAAGCCCCTGTCCCTAAAGAAAAAAACTGTTTTCATCCTGATCCCTATTTTGTTTTTTCTTGCAGGGCTTGAGGGTATTCTCCGACTAACCGTTGGACTCAGACAAATTCGTTACAAATGTCACTACCCTGTGTTAGACAACCAGTATTGTCCCAATATTGTCGCGATCAAGGACAAAAATGGCGAAACTATCAGGTCCAATTCTGATGGACTATTGGACAAGGAATATGAAAAACCCCCTCCACCCAATACATTCCGGGTAGCGGTTCTTGGCGATTCATTTGTAGCGGGTGAAATAGTAAAAGATGGTTTTGAATTTCACGCCGTCCTGGAAAATAAATTGACTCAACGACTGAATCAACCAATTGAATTTATAAACTTTGGAGTCAATGGGATCGGCACCTGGAAAGAACTTCAAACCTATCACTTAAGAGCACGTCACTATAAGCCAGACCTTACCCTGCTTGTTTTTTACTGGGGAAACGACCTCGACAACTCTTTTTCTGAATTAAAACGTGGGGGCCCCAATCCTTTAAAGGAGGAATACCCGACGCAGTCGTTTAAGGAGAAAGTCCAGGTCTTAAGAAAAAGGTTCAACCAATGGCTCTGGAATAATGTGGCCCTTTATCAGTTCACCCACACCCGTTACCACCTGCTGGAGCGCCGTTTTCACCAGTGGTTTGGACCTGAATGGCGACAACGACCGACCCAAAAAAATGAAACAGAGACACCGGCCCTATCTCAATCAGTTGAAAACCCCAGAATCAACAATCAATTATTAAAAAAGTATCCGGCACTCGACGGTATCACACCACGGTCCACTCCGCTGATAAACGAGCCAACTTCTCTAGACGACCCCTGGTTTTTTGATTCTGATGCCTGGAATCTCGTCAAAAAACTAATCCTTAAAATCAAACAGGAGGTGGAGGAAGATGAGGGTAAATTAATCGTCATGCACTTTTTGGGAGAGACCCAATATATGGAGCGTCACGACCTTCCTGTCAAAGAATTTAATGAGTTTTTAGAGGCAAACAAGATTGGAGTGATCGACCCCAACCCGATATTTTTTAGAATGTCTCGAGAGGAATTACATTCTCACTACGTGCCCCAGGACATTCATTTCAATGAGGATGGGCAACGTCTACTAGCAGAACACTCTGTAGACTTCCTGGAAAGAACAATTCGAAAAATGATAAATTTGCAATCGGAAAGCAAATGA
- a CDS encoding 4a-hydroxytetrahydrobiopterin dehydratase, which produces MVEKKALTDEELESCLKEMAPEWKRDNNEKGIPFIYRVHHAPSFMEGIDFVGKVARLAEDNNHHPDILINYKRITVRYWTHTVAGVTLADVQMAQKIDSVF; this is translated from the coding sequence ATGGTGGAAAAAAAAGCACTAACTGACGAGGAACTGGAATCATGCCTCAAGGAAATGGCTCCGGAATGGAAGCGGGATAATAACGAGAAAGGGATTCCATTTATTTACAGGGTCCATCACGCGCCTTCTTTTATGGAAGGAATCGATTTTGTTGGGAAGGTCGCGCGTTTGGCTGAAGACAACAATCACCATCCGGATATTTTGATTAATTATAAACGCATCACCGTTCGCTACTGGACACATACTGTGGCCGGAGTAACACTCGCTGATGTGCAGATGGCTCAAAAAATCGATTCGGTTTTTTAA
- a CDS encoding cyclic nucleotide-binding domain-containing protein: MAEKLTSQEVSFLMQALKEVEMFTFLTVAEMDTLIGQMHKVVIPKGKVIFSEGDEGTAMFIVFKGRVQIALKKWFGRKHEITQLKPGEIFGEMSLATFRPRMASAVALEKSECFVLFKSSFQFAIANNPAFIVHLKELIDRRGLENRKI, translated from the coding sequence ATGGCGGAAAAACTCACCTCACAAGAAGTTTCTTTTTTGATGCAGGCCTTGAAAGAGGTCGAGATGTTTACTTTTTTAACCGTTGCCGAAATGGATACGCTGATTGGTCAAATGCATAAGGTGGTTATTCCTAAAGGGAAAGTGATATTTAGTGAAGGTGACGAGGGCACAGCCATGTTTATTGTTTTTAAAGGACGAGTGCAGATTGCGCTAAAAAAATGGTTTGGACGGAAACATGAGATCACTCAGCTTAAACCGGGGGAGATTTTCGGGGAAATGTCGCTTGCTACTTTTCGACCCAGGATGGCCTCCGCCGTGGCCCTGGAAAAGTCGGAATGTTTTGTTTTGTTTAAATCCAGCTTTCAGTTTGCAATTGCCAATAATCCGGCTTTTATCGTGCACTTGAAGGAATTGATAGACCGTCGCGGTCTTGAAAACCGAAAAATCTAG
- a CDS encoding glutaredoxin family protein → MLSLELMTKGDCPLCDIAKKVIDQVIKNYPAELKLSDIEKSPELMEKYSERIPVLLIEGKESFVYKVHEITLRRKLDRALRDKEG, encoded by the coding sequence ATGCTTTCTCTTGAACTAATGACCAAAGGTGACTGCCCTCTTTGCGATATTGCAAAGAAAGTGATTGATCAGGTCATAAAAAATTATCCCGCTGAATTGAAATTATCAGATATAGAGAAAAGTCCTGAGCTTATGGAAAAATACAGCGAGCGCATCCCGGTTCTGTTAATTGAGGGGAAGGAAAGTTTTGTCTACAAGGTCCATGAAATTACCTTGAGACGGAAACTGGACCGAGCTTTGAGAGATAAGGAGGGATAA
- a CDS encoding cytochrome bc complex cytochrome b subunit, with protein sequence MANGLIQTIKDRLGFDAIEYEVPDHSNTLLYSLGGITLGAFVVLVLSGFLLSQFFVPTPERANASVHYLVDQVYLGWFLRGVHFWAADLLSVTMVLHMIRVFLTAGYKKPREINWLIGVVLLILMSGLLFTGTVLKWDQEAYEALAHFLWTIDKFGPLGTPLTEGFAQGVPLLSRIYMWHISLLPLISGAFIGLHIFYIKHHKLSPKPGQKEGEGKTIPFYKHLAYLKRSGVGAFTLICLLALLFMPPLGEEPVMGMEVTKPPWQFVWIYALENLWVPFLIVAPPVFLLILAAVPFVDRSPETHWKKRPIATSLLIFTVLFFIGLIIWGSVTTMTHSM encoded by the coding sequence ATGGCCAACGGCCTCATTCAGACTATTAAAGATCGCCTCGGCTTCGATGCTATCGAATACGAAGTACCGGACCATTCCAACACTCTGCTTTATTCTCTTGGCGGGATCACGCTGGGTGCCTTTGTTGTATTAGTTCTCAGCGGTTTCCTCCTGTCCCAGTTTTTTGTTCCAACACCTGAGCGCGCTAACGCCAGTGTCCATTATCTGGTCGATCAGGTATACCTCGGCTGGTTCCTGCGCGGGGTCCATTTCTGGGCGGCGGATTTACTGTCTGTCACCATGGTGCTCCACATGATTCGGGTGTTCCTCACGGCGGGATACAAAAAACCACGGGAGATCAACTGGCTGATCGGTGTTGTTTTATTGATCTTAATGTCTGGTCTTCTGTTCACCGGAACCGTGCTCAAGTGGGATCAGGAAGCTTATGAAGCATTGGCTCATTTCCTGTGGACAATTGACAAGTTTGGCCCATTGGGAACGCCTTTGACAGAAGGGTTTGCGCAGGGTGTTCCACTCCTCTCGCGCATCTACATGTGGCATATTTCGCTTTTGCCTCTCATCAGTGGAGCGTTTATCGGTCTCCATATTTTTTACATCAAACATCACAAGCTGTCTCCTAAACCCGGCCAAAAAGAAGGTGAGGGAAAAACTATTCCGTTTTACAAACACCTTGCCTACCTGAAACGCTCTGGAGTGGGAGCATTTACTCTTATCTGCCTGCTGGCACTCCTGTTCATGCCGCCTCTGGGTGAAGAGCCTGTCATGGGCATGGAAGTGACCAAACCTCCCTGGCAATTTGTCTGGATCTATGCTTTGGAAAACCTTTGGGTTCCCTTTTTGATTGTGGCCCCACCCGTGTTCCTTTTAATACTAGCGGCTGTTCCATTTGTTGATCGATCTCCGGAAACTCATTGGAAAAAACGCCCCATTGCTACCTCCCTGCTAATTTTTACGGTCTTATTTTTTATCGGACTCATCATCTGGGGTTCCGTCACCACCATGACTCACAGCATGTAG
- a CDS encoding TlpA family protein disulfide reductase produces MDYAIEEKPVSIFIPYALLAISMMWVFVQFVQRVDPEPGMTEFPEEAFISPSFELSTLHGSKVKLSDYRGKVVFINFWATWCATCEVEMPSMQKLYDKFKGKGFEMLTISVDKDPEKIPAFMEKYNLNFPVLLDPKEEVAKKSYKTTGVPETFIVDQQGIIRHKAVGPRDWATDEIIQSFEMLINEEI; encoded by the coding sequence ATGGATTACGCAATAGAAGAAAAACCTGTTTCGATTTTTATTCCCTACGCCCTGCTGGCAATTTCCATGATGTGGGTGTTCGTTCAGTTTGTCCAGCGGGTTGACCCCGAACCTGGAATGACGGAGTTTCCGGAAGAAGCCTTTATCTCTCCGTCATTTGAACTATCCACATTGCATGGTAGTAAAGTGAAGTTATCTGACTATCGGGGAAAGGTGGTGTTCATCAATTTCTGGGCCACCTGGTGTGCCACCTGCGAGGTTGAGATGCCCTCCATGCAGAAACTTTACGACAAGTTTAAGGGCAAAGGGTTCGAAATGTTGACCATCAGCGTGGACAAGGATCCTGAAAAAATCCCAGCGTTTATGGAAAAATACAACCTGAATTTCCCGGTCCTGCTTGACCCGAAGGAAGAGGTCGCTAAAAAAAGTTATAAAACAACCGGCGTTCCTGAAACCTTTATCGTGGACCAGCAGGGAATCATCCGCCATAAGGCGGTGGGTCCCCGTGACTGGGCAACGGATGAAATAATCCAGTCTTTTGAAATGTTGATCAATGAAGAAATCTAG
- a CDS encoding glycosyltransferase family 2 protein, whose protein sequence is MKVSVIIPTLNEESSLSSTLDHLVSLEPDEIIISDGGSTDNTRKIAHRYPIHWVEGPPGRGCQMNSGAQKAQGDILLFLHADTILDRAGYCKMKSIMSEGTLVGGAYSLNISSPQKSLRLISHFANFRARTFNMAYGDQAIFVTVETFNKLNGFQPLPICEDLDFYKRLKSQGKVSILRHKANTSSRRWDYDGVFFCTLRNTLIAGAFLLGCSPRILSRWYPSRR, encoded by the coding sequence TTGAAAGTATCGGTCATCATTCCCACGTTGAATGAAGAAAGCAGCCTGTCCAGCACACTGGACCACCTGGTTTCACTTGAACCGGATGAAATTATTATTTCAGACGGAGGCAGTACCGACAATACACGGAAAATAGCCCACCGGTACCCAATCCATTGGGTTGAAGGTCCTCCAGGGCGCGGGTGTCAGATGAACAGCGGAGCCCAAAAGGCCCAAGGGGATATCCTCCTGTTTCTGCACGCAGACACTATTCTCGACCGGGCTGGTTATTGTAAGATGAAGTCTATAATGAGTGAAGGAACACTGGTAGGGGGAGCATACAGCCTCAATATTTCGTCCCCGCAAAAGTCCCTTCGGCTTATTTCCCATTTTGCCAATTTCCGTGCCAGAACTTTCAATATGGCCTATGGCGACCAGGCTATTTTTGTGACCGTTGAAACTTTTAACAAGTTGAACGGATTTCAGCCGCTTCCAATCTGCGAGGACCTCGATTTCTACAAGAGGCTGAAATCTCAGGGAAAAGTCTCCATACTCCGACACAAAGCCAACACTTCCTCCCGACGCTGGGATTATGACGGTGTCTTTTTCTGCACCCTGCGCAACACACTCATTGCAGGAGCTTTCCTTCTGGGATGTTCTCCTCGCATTCTGAGCCGGTGGTACCCGTCCAGGCGATGA
- a CDS encoding arginyltransferase gives MLAHFIDSKPFQCGYFNDRYSVFEEYLLEDLSEVEFEYLLVHGMRHFGEYFFRPNCGACHACVPIRVRTYDYKINRSQKRAVAACKDVQIRIGAPRFTPEKFDLYLAHKTRFKSLQDDVEDLQNFKLSFYGKGSFGVEFEYYLDGKLIGAALGDVTRKTFSCIYTFYQPDLEKLPIGTFSVVKQIEYSLGRGIPYTYLGYYIAQNQSLSYKANFRPSELYIDHEWRPFRNAAGDFLVPEDKIAWKNTDTLVKATSRRSI, from the coding sequence ATGCTAGCTCACTTCATCGACTCAAAACCTTTTCAGTGTGGTTATTTTAATGACCGCTATTCCGTCTTCGAGGAATATTTACTTGAAGATCTGTCCGAGGTGGAGTTTGAATACCTTCTGGTTCACGGGATGAGGCATTTTGGGGAATATTTTTTTCGACCGAATTGTGGGGCCTGCCATGCGTGTGTTCCCATCCGGGTTCGGACTTATGACTACAAAATAAACCGGAGTCAGAAAAGGGCAGTTGCGGCTTGTAAAGATGTCCAAATCAGAATTGGAGCCCCTCGATTCACACCTGAAAAATTCGACTTGTATCTTGCCCACAAAACACGTTTTAAATCCCTTCAGGATGATGTCGAGGATTTACAAAATTTTAAGTTGTCATTTTATGGAAAGGGTTCTTTCGGGGTGGAATTCGAATATTATCTGGACGGCAAACTCATCGGTGCGGCTCTGGGTGATGTGACCCGTAAAACATTTTCTTGTATCTATACATTTTACCAGCCGGATCTTGAAAAGCTGCCTATCGGTACGTTTAGTGTGGTCAAGCAGATCGAGTATTCGCTTGGGCGTGGAATTCCTTATACTTATCTCGGTTATTATATTGCCCAGAATCAATCGCTATCCTATAAAGCCAACTTTCGACCCAGCGAACTATACATCGACCATGAGTGGCGACCGTTCAGGAATGCTGCCGGAGATTTCCTGGTCCCCGAAGACAAGATTGCCTGGAAAAATACGGATACATTGGTAAAGGCTACTTCCCGCCGAAGTATTTAA
- a CDS encoding c-type cytochrome has product MFRSFSFLIVFAIMSGCAVPNTASVKSYGNLPEALPDTEGELLFVDVQCTVCHGHQGAGNGFLAEGLAASPPDFTNPSIMNSKSDQAIAQAIRNGKGKVMPAYPRLTGSQVNSLVQYIRGLSRDPA; this is encoded by the coding sequence ATGTTTCGTTCATTTTCCTTTTTGATTGTTTTCGCCATCATGTCAGGTTGCGCAGTTCCTAATACGGCATCAGTAAAAAGTTATGGAAATTTACCTGAGGCTTTGCCTGACACCGAAGGCGAACTCCTGTTTGTCGATGTACAATGCACGGTATGTCATGGGCATCAGGGGGCTGGGAATGGGTTTCTGGCAGAGGGATTGGCGGCTTCGCCACCCGATTTCACAAATCCGTCGATTATGAACTCAAAGAGTGACCAGGCTATTGCTCAGGCAATCCGGAACGGAAAAGGCAAAGTCATGCCCGCTTATCCGCGCCTTACGGGCTCTCAGGTCAATTCGCTGGTACAGTATATCCGAGGTTTATCCCGCGACCCTGCGTAA